In one window of Ostrinia nubilalis chromosome 21, ilOstNubi1.1, whole genome shotgun sequence DNA:
- the LOC135082140 gene encoding uncharacterized protein LOC135082140 has translation MNILWCSVVVLAATWGGASGHGRLIEPPSRASAWRYGFDTPHNYNDHELYCGGFSRQWNKNDGKCGVCGDAWDAQQPRAHEFGGRFYKGVIVRRYAPKHPITIKVELTANHNGFFEFRICDEFKGTTQECLDKNVLKLNGRDDTKFYPRDGNKVYEMKYILPEGFECSHCVMQWRYIAGNNWGKCENGTEAVGCGPQEEFRACADIAIGDKFATTTRRPRPSYVPPNRRPTVPTPEESTGSAWYGVVVAIVALFIALAVLAGIYLYYYRGGMKIKSLLKSKVPAPAPVPPPRHKRSSLSREAPPELIPPKVPHLPESGFETVDLRAK, from the coding sequence ATACTATGGTGCAGTGTGGTGGTGTTGGCTGCCACTTGGGGGGGCGCTAGCGGGCACGGGCGTCTCATCGAGCCTCCGTCGCGAGCGTCAGCCTGGCGCTACGGCTTCGACACGCCGCACAACTACAACGACCACGAGCTCTACTGTGGCGGCTTCTCCCGCCAGTGGAACAAAAACGACGGCAAGTGCGGCGTCTGCGGCGATGCCTGGGACGCCCAACAACCCCGAGCCCACGAGTTCGGCGGACGCTTCTACAAAGGCGTCATAGTCCGCCGCTACGCGCCCAAACACCCCATCACAATCAAAGTAGAACTCACAGCCAACCACAACGGCTTCTTTGAGTTTAGAATCTGCGACGAATTCAAAGGCACAACCCAGGAATGCTTGGACAAGAACGTCCTGAAACTCAACGGACGAGACGACACGAAGTTCTATCCTCGCGACGGGAACAAAGTTTACGAAATGAAATACATATTGCCCGAAGGATTCGAGTGCTCGCATTGCGTGATGCAATGGAGATACATAGCAGGTAACAACTGGGGGAAGTGTGAGAACGGCACGGAGGCGGTGGGGTGCGGTCCCCAGGAGGAATTCAGGGCGTGCGCTGACATCGCGATAGGTGACAAGTTCGCGACGACGACCAGGAGGCCCAGGCCTTCGTACGTGCCCCCGAACAGGAGACCAACAGTGCCCACGCCAGAAGAGTCGACTGGCAGCGCATGGTACGGAGTCGTGGTTGCCATCGTGGCCCTCTTCATCGCTTTGGCAGTGCTGGCGGGAATATACCTGTACTACTACAGAGGAGGCATGAAAATCAAGAGCCTCTTGAAGTCCAAAGTCCCTGCGCCTGCTCCTGTTCCTCCACCGAGGCATAAAAGGTCTTCCCTCTCTAGAGAAGCCCCACCAGAACTGATACCTCCCAAAGTTCCCCATTTACCTGAGTCCGGGTTTGAAACTGTAGATCTTCGTGCTAAGTGA